One genomic window of Manihot esculenta cultivar AM560-2 chromosome 16, M.esculenta_v8, whole genome shotgun sequence includes the following:
- the LOC110603364 gene encoding GDSL esterase/lipase At5g45920 has product MRPKIYLFGDSITEESFDDGGWGASLAHIFSRTVDVVLRGYSGYNTRWALKVVERVFDPPVERGGDGGAQPLAVTVFFGANDACLPDRCSAWQHVPLPEYKQNLHAIFSFFKARWPNTIILFITPPPIDEAARLRYPYVENLLGLSERTNEAAGAYAKACIAVAEECRCPVVDIWTKMQQNSNWKNAYLRDGLHLSRSGNKFVFEEVVVKLKEQGLSVEKLPVDLPLIADIDPKDPLKSFQK; this is encoded by the exons ATGAGACCAAAGATTTATCTTTTTGGTGATTCTATCACTGAAGAATCCTTCGATGATGGAGGCTGGGGTGCTTCTCTCGCTCATATTTTCTCTCGCAcg GTTGATGTTGTGTTGAGAGGGTACAGTGGGTACAATACGAGATGGGCGTTGAAGGTGGTGGAGAGGGTTTTTGATCCGCCGGTGGAAAGGGGAGGAGATGGTGGTGCACAACCATTAGCTGTAACGGTGTTTTTTGGAGCTAATGATGCTTGTCTTCCAGATAGATGCTCCGCCTGGCAGCACGTGCCTCTCCCAGAATACAAGCAAAATCTTCACGCcattttctcatttttcaaG GCTCGCTGGCCAAACACTATCATTCTTTTCATCACTCCCCCTCCAATCGACGAAGCTGCACGCCTCAG GTATCCTTATGTTGAGAATCTGCTAGGTCTGTCCGAGAGGACAAATGAAGCTGCTGGTGCTTATGCCAAGGCATGTATTGCTGTTGCCGAAGAATGTAGATGCCCTGTGGTAGATATCTGGACCAAAATGCAGCAAAATTCTAACTGGAAAAATGCTTATCTAAG GGATGGCTTGCACCTGAGTCGGAGTGGGAACAAGTTCGTGTTCGAGGAAGTGGTCGTGAAGCTCAAGGAACAGGGGTTGAGTGTAGAGAAATTGCCAGTTGATCTTCCACTCATTGCTGATATTGACCCTAAGGATCCACTCAAGTCATTTCAGAAATAA